The Thermodesulfobacteriota bacterium genome contains a region encoding:
- a CDS encoding CusA/CzcA family heavy metal efflux RND transporter, translated as MLEKLIDWSIENRLLVVIFTLFLGLAGLVSLRQTPLDAIPDLSDVQVIIYTEYKDQAPQVVEDQVTYPLTTQMLSVPHAKVVRGYSFFGSSFVYILFEDGTDIYWARSRVLEYLNYAASRLPQGVTPTIGPDATGVGWIYEYALTSDRHDLQQLRSIQDWFLRYELTALEGVSEVASVGGYVKQYQVTVDPARLLAYHLTLEDIGRAIRESNADVGGGLMEMGETEFMVRGLGYLRSLADITGVVVTTDQRGTPIRLGDLATVTVGPELRRGIAELNGQGEVVGGIVVMRFGDNALATIHRVKERLAQLAAGLPAGVTITPVYDRSGLIERAVDNLKEKLLEESIVVALVTALFLFHLPSALVAIITLPVAILASFLVMRLQGVNANIMSLGGIAIAIGAMIDAAIIMIENAHKHLERSQGKKPHWQIIVGAAKEVGPALFFSLLVITVSFLPVFALQDHSGRLFKPLAFTKTYAMGAAALLSVTLVPLLMGWLIRGRIRPEHANPVNRLLIRLYHPVVDLVLRWRVVVLILALLAMGSMAIPISRLGSEFMPPLYEGDLLYMPTTLEGISVTKAKEVLQQTDRIIAQFPEVERVFGKVGRAETATDPAPMAMLETTIQLRPPEEWRREPRSRFYSGWPDWMEPVKNSLRRLWPEEGPIPVEELIRRLNAAIQIPGLTNAWTMPIKTRIDMLSTGMKTPVGVKILGDDLATLSRLGEEVEAVLRPLPGTLSAFAERALTGNYLDITVDRAAAARYGLTVAAVQDTIQSAIGGMNVTQTVEGLERYPVNIRYQRDFRADLPSLYRVLVPLADGSHVPLSQVARIEIKKGPPAIKSENSRRTVWVYVDIKDVDLGSYVRAAQAAVAQRVQLPAGYSLVWSGQFEYMESARARFQIIIPVTILVIFVIIYLNTRSLTKTAIVFLAVPFSLVGAFWLLHLLGYHLSVAVWVGLIALAGLDAETGVVMLLYLDLAHRLWGEQSRMRTRGDLVQAIHHGAVKRIRPKVMTISVIIAGLIPIMWSTGTGADVMKRIAAPMVGGVVTSGIMELLVYPVIYYLWRGWRLDKSPVPTAEGDIVES; from the coding sequence ATGCTGGAAAAGCTCATCGACTGGTCGATCGAAAACCGCCTTCTGGTGGTGATCTTCACCCTGTTCCTGGGATTGGCCGGCCTGGTCAGTCTCCGGCAGACGCCCCTGGACGCCATCCCGGATCTGTCCGACGTCCAGGTCATCATTTATACCGAGTACAAGGACCAGGCGCCCCAGGTGGTGGAGGACCAGGTCACCTACCCGCTCACCACCCAGATGCTGTCCGTGCCCCATGCCAAGGTGGTGCGGGGCTACTCCTTCTTCGGCTCCTCCTTCGTCTACATCCTCTTCGAGGACGGCACCGACATCTACTGGGCCCGCTCCCGGGTGCTGGAGTATCTCAACTACGCCGCCAGCCGGCTTCCTCAAGGCGTGACCCCCACCATCGGCCCGGACGCCACCGGAGTCGGCTGGATCTACGAGTACGCCCTGACCTCTGACCGCCACGATCTGCAGCAGCTGCGCTCGATCCAGGACTGGTTCCTGCGCTACGAGCTCACCGCTTTGGAGGGTGTCTCCGAGGTGGCCTCGGTGGGCGGCTATGTCAAGCAGTACCAGGTGACCGTGGATCCGGCTCGCCTCCTGGCCTACCACCTGACCCTGGAGGACATCGGCCGGGCCATCCGGGAGAGCAACGCCGATGTGGGCGGCGGCCTCATGGAGATGGGCGAGACCGAGTTCATGGTCCGGGGCCTGGGCTACCTGCGCTCCCTGGCCGACATCACTGGCGTGGTGGTGACTACCGACCAGCGAGGCACCCCGATCCGCCTGGGGGACTTGGCCACCGTCACCGTTGGCCCGGAGCTGCGGCGGGGCATCGCCGAGCTCAATGGCCAGGGGGAGGTGGTGGGCGGCATCGTGGTGATGCGCTTCGGGGACAACGCGCTTGCCACCATTCACCGGGTCAAGGAGCGGCTGGCCCAGCTCGCCGCCGGCCTGCCGGCCGGGGTGACCATCACCCCGGTCTACGACCGCTCCGGCCTCATCGAGAGGGCGGTGGACAACCTCAAGGAGAAGCTCCTGGAGGAGTCCATCGTCGTTGCCCTGGTGACCGCCCTCTTCCTGTTCCACCTGCCGTCGGCCCTGGTGGCCATCATCACCCTGCCGGTGGCGATTCTGGCCTCCTTTCTCGTCATGCGCCTGCAGGGGGTCAACGCCAACATCATGAGCCTGGGCGGCATTGCCATCGCCATCGGCGCCATGATCGACGCGGCGATCATCATGATCGAGAACGCCCACAAGCACCTGGAGCGCTCCCAGGGCAAAAAGCCCCACTGGCAGATCATTGTCGGCGCGGCCAAGGAGGTGGGGCCGGCGCTCTTCTTCAGCCTCCTGGTCATCACCGTCTCCTTCCTGCCGGTCTTTGCGCTCCAGGACCATTCCGGCCGCCTGTTCAAGCCCCTGGCCTTCACCAAGACCTATGCCATGGGGGCGGCGGCCCTGCTGTCGGTCACCCTGGTGCCGCTCCTCATGGGCTGGCTCATCCGGGGCCGCATCCGGCCGGAGCACGCCAACCCGGTGAACCGGCTCCTCATCCGCCTCTACCACCCGGTGGTGGATCTGGTTTTGCGCTGGCGGGTGGTGGTGCTCATCCTGGCCCTGCTGGCCATGGGCTCCATGGCCATTCCCATCTCCCGGCTGGGCTCGGAGTTCATGCCGCCCCTCTACGAAGGTGATCTTCTCTACATGCCCACCACCCTGGAGGGGATCTCGGTCACCAAGGCCAAGGAGGTCCTGCAGCAGACCGACCGGATCATCGCCCAGTTCCCGGAGGTGGAGCGGGTGTTCGGCAAGGTGGGCCGGGCAGAGACCGCCACCGATCCGGCGCCCATGGCCATGCTGGAGACCACCATCCAGCTGAGGCCTCCCGAGGAGTGGCGCCGGGAGCCCAGGTCCCGTTTCTATTCCGGCTGGCCGGACTGGATGGAGCCCGTGAAAAACAGCCTGCGCCGGCTCTGGCCGGAGGAGGGACCGATCCCGGTGGAGGAGCTGATCCGCCGCCTGAACGCCGCCATCCAGATCCCCGGGCTCACCAATGCCTGGACCATGCCCATCAAGACCCGCATCGACATGCTCTCCACGGGCATGAAGACGCCGGTGGGGGTCAAGATCCTGGGCGACGACCTGGCCACCCTGAGCCGCCTGGGGGAGGAGGTGGAGGCGGTGCTGCGGCCCCTGCCCGGCACCCTTTCGGCCTTTGCCGAGCGGGCGCTTACCGGCAACTATCTCGACATCACCGTGGACCGGGCGGCGGCGGCCCGTTATGGCCTCACGGTGGCGGCAGTCCAGGACACCATCCAAAGCGCCATCGGCGGCATGAACGTCACCCAGACCGTGGAAGGCCTGGAGCGCTACCCGGTGAACATCCGCTACCAGCGCGACTTCCGGGCCGACCTGCCATCCCTTTATCGGGTGCTGGTGCCGCTGGCGGACGGCTCCCACGTGCCCTTGTCCCAGGTGGCGCGGATCGAGATCAAGAAGGGGCCGCCGGCCATCAAGAGCGAAAACTCCCGCCGCACGGTCTGGGTCTACGTGGACATCAAGGACGTGGATCTCGGCTCCTATGTGCGCGCGGCCCAGGCAGCGGTGGCCCAGCGGGTGCAGCTGCCCGCCGGCTACAGCCTGGTGTGGAGCGGCCAGTTCGAGTACATGGAATCGGCCCGGGCCCGGTTCCAGATCATCATCCCGGTGACGATCCTGGTGATCTTCGTCATCATCTACCTGAACACCCGATCACTCACCAAGACCGCCATCGTCTTCCTGGCCGTGCCCTTCTCCCTGGTGGGCGCCTTCTGGCTGCTCCATCTCCTGGGCTACCATTTGTCGGTGGCGGTGTGGGTGGGGCTTATTGCCCTGGCTGGCCTGGACGCCGAGACCGGGGTGGTGATGCTGCTCTACCTCGACCTGGCCCATCGCCTCTGGGGGGAGCAGAGCCGGATGCGCACCCGGGGAGACCTGGTGCAGGCCATCCACCATGGCGCGGTCAAGCGGATCCGGCCCAAGGTGATGACCATCTCGGTGATCATCGCCGGCCTCATCCCCATCATGTGGAGCACCGGCACCGGCGCCGATGTCATGAAGCGGATAGCCGCCCCCATGGTGGGCGGGGTGGTCACCTCCGGCATCATGGAGCTTCTGGTCTATCCGGTGATCTATTACCTGTGGCGGGGCTGGCGGCTGGACAAGAGTCCTGTGCCCACCGCCGAGGGGGATATTGTCGAAAGCTGA
- a CDS encoding DUF6516 family protein, with protein sequence MNPFRSLRDYEEAVYTVQQWCPAVVSSTLVMVRRGKGVAVLRGEVRLVHGRRLVLQERLDHHTGHVIIEAYGYELWRQDEKIAWYDSQPHPNDPALAGTFPHHKHVPPDPKRNRIPAPQLSFHQPNLPVLLQELQEVAERPAQTGQSRKPQPTP encoded by the coding sequence ATGAACCCCTTCCGATCACTTCGTGATTACGAGGAGGCTGTCTACACCGTCCAGCAATGGTGTCCTGCGGTCGTCAGCTCGACGCTGGTCATGGTGCGCCGAGGGAAGGGGGTCGCGGTGCTCCGAGGCGAGGTTCGCCTCGTACATGGGCGCCGCCTGGTGCTCCAAGAGCGGCTCGATCACCATACCGGGCATGTGATCATCGAGGCCTATGGCTATGAGCTGTGGCGCCAAGATGAAAAGATTGCCTGGTACGATTCCCAGCCGCACCCCAATGATCCGGCCCTGGCCGGGACCTTTCCGCACCACAAGCATGTACCGCCAGACCCCAAACGTAACCGCATCCCGGCTCCGCAGCTGAGCTTCCACCAGCCCAATCTCCCTGTTCTCTTGCAGGAGCTGCAGGAAGTGGCAGAGCGACCTGCTCAGACCGGTCAGTCCCGGAAGCCACAGCCCACCCCGTGA